A region from the Ensifer canadensis genome encodes:
- a CDS encoding alpha/beta fold hydrolase produces the protein MQTVTSHTSGEGGASLPRKTTARGTAYFEAGDGETLILIHGVGMRLEAWAPQIEAFAKTHRVFALDMPGHGASEKIPAGSTLRDYVAWFGCFLEDLSIARASIAGHSMGALISGGAVATFSDRITRVAYLNGVYRRDAAAKAAVLARAEAIRENGVDAEGPLERWFGEDPESQRARELTRTWLEMVDPEGYAIAYAAFAGGDEIYADCWPSVECPALFLTGSGDPNSTPEMAKQMASVTPKGWARIVDGHRHMVNLTAPEIVNALMSEWLTSREKPR, from the coding sequence ATGCAAACGGTTACATCACACACATCCGGGGAGGGCGGCGCCTCCCTTCCGCGCAAGACCACTGCGCGCGGCACCGCCTACTTCGAAGCCGGCGATGGAGAGACGTTAATCCTCATTCACGGCGTCGGCATGCGCCTCGAGGCTTGGGCGCCCCAAATCGAGGCTTTCGCAAAAACCCACCGGGTTTTCGCATTAGACATGCCGGGGCATGGCGCAAGCGAAAAAATCCCAGCGGGCAGCACGTTGCGGGACTACGTTGCTTGGTTTGGCTGCTTCCTGGAAGACCTGAGCATCGCACGGGCGAGTATCGCCGGACATTCGATGGGTGCACTTATTTCCGGAGGCGCGGTGGCAACTTTTTCCGACCGGATCACTCGTGTCGCTTACCTCAACGGCGTTTATCGCCGCGACGCCGCGGCGAAAGCTGCAGTCCTGGCGCGCGCTGAAGCTATCCGTGAAAACGGGGTCGACGCGGAAGGGCCTTTGGAGCGGTGGTTCGGCGAGGATCCGGAGAGCCAACGTGCTCGAGAGCTAACACGAACATGGTTGGAGATGGTCGATCCGGAAGGATACGCGATTGCCTATGCCGCCTTTGCGGGGGGCGATGAGATCTATGCAGACTGCTGGCCGTCCGTCGAATGCCCGGCTCTCTTCCTAACGGGCTCGGGAGATCCGAATTCGACACCGGAAATGGCCAAACAGATGGCGTCTGTGACGCCAAAGGGATGGGCACGCATTGTCGATGGTCACAGACATATGGTCAATCTAACCGCCCCCGAGATCGTCAACGCGTTGATGTCCGAATGGCTGACTTCCAGGGAGAAACCGAGATGA
- a CDS encoding amino acid synthesis family protein → MPVQIRKTLLQMETTLIEGGKAAPQPLKLFSAVAVLKNPWAGHGFVEDLRPEIHRAAPVLGELLTRMIIDAVGSAEAVEAYGKAAVVGIDGEIEHASALIHTLRFGNHYRQAVGAKSYLAFCNTRGPANAPIMIPLMDKNDEGRRSHYLTIQTAVPDAPAADEIVVALGASTGGRPHHRIGDRYEDLKELGQDVTNPAGV, encoded by the coding sequence ATGCCCGTTCAGATCCGCAAGACGCTGCTCCAGATGGAAACGACCCTAATCGAGGGCGGGAAAGCCGCCCCTCAGCCGTTAAAGCTGTTTTCGGCGGTGGCGGTGTTGAAAAATCCGTGGGCTGGGCACGGCTTCGTCGAGGATCTGAGGCCGGAGATTCACAGAGCGGCACCGGTACTGGGCGAGCTTTTAACTAGGATGATTATCGATGCCGTTGGCTCCGCCGAGGCGGTTGAAGCTTATGGGAAAGCCGCCGTGGTCGGGATCGATGGCGAAATCGAGCATGCCTCGGCGCTCATCCATACCTTGCGTTTCGGCAATCATTATCGCCAAGCGGTTGGCGCCAAATCATACCTGGCCTTCTGCAATACGCGCGGCCCTGCCAATGCCCCCATCATGATCCCCCTGATGGACAAGAACGACGAGGGGCGCCGTTCGCACTACCTGACAATCCAGACCGCAGTACCCGATGCCCCAGCCGCCGATGAAATCGTGGTGGCTCTTGGCGCCTCGACTGGCGGACGTCCTCATCACCGGATCGGCGACCGTTACGAGGATTTGAAGGAGCTTGGGCAAGATGTCACCAATCCGGCCGGTGTCTGA
- a CDS encoding GntR family transcriptional regulator, translated as MNDALAGNAIRVERPTKTLRELALDKVRDAIVDGYFRPGDRLVERDLCARLGVSRTIVREVLRHLESEGLVANLPNKGPIVARLDLNEAKQIYEIRGALEGMAARLCAERNDSTVVAALEASLEGIRQSYAAKDMPAVLNHTSAFYQTLFTKVDRHVAWGVVSLLTVRINHLRSMTIKTRNRDVEGPAQMERIVEAIRKGDGEAAYTAALDHVARASVIAEAVLSAQQTGD; from the coding sequence ATGAACGATGCACTGGCAGGGAATGCCATTCGGGTAGAGCGTCCGACAAAAACATTGAGGGAACTGGCGCTCGACAAGGTGCGGGACGCTATTGTCGACGGTTATTTCAGACCGGGTGATCGCCTTGTCGAGCGCGATCTGTGTGCGCGACTCGGTGTCAGTCGTACAATCGTCCGTGAGGTGCTGCGGCACCTCGAATCCGAGGGCCTCGTCGCGAACTTGCCTAACAAAGGGCCGATCGTCGCGCGTCTAGATCTGAATGAAGCGAAGCAGATCTACGAAATTCGCGGCGCCCTCGAAGGGATGGCCGCCCGACTTTGTGCGGAGCGAAACGACTCGACCGTTGTTGCAGCCCTTGAAGCGTCCTTGGAAGGCATCCGCCAGAGCTATGCTGCTAAGGATATGCCCGCGGTTCTCAATCACACTTCCGCATTCTACCAGACGCTTTTTACCAAGGTCGATCGCCACGTTGCCTGGGGCGTCGTCAGCCTGCTGACCGTCCGGATCAACCATCTTCGTTCCATGACGATCAAGACTAGAAATCGAGACGTCGAAGGACCGGCACAGATGGAAAGGATCGTTGAGGCCATCCGAAAAGGCGACGGCGAAGCGGCTTACACGGCTGCCCTTGATCATGTCGCCAGAGCTTCCGTCATCGCGGAGGCCGTACTCTCAGCGCAGCAGACGGGCGACTGA
- the noeB gene encoding sulfatase-like hydrolase/transferase — protein MKRIVLLLSPLVILLSPIIDAFQGVYIDPRSDAGYAVIAFVAIIGLALGMIATFCYKRGAVGNVVTAGTLAVTLFLFGDLSYGVFWRLADHIGMGGAAALAFAGLVVLILVLFKLMAAVPRMMAAFAVALLGSTVLDRGLITEASAEESAPALIYIVTDEMIGISGIDTRLPHGAEAKAALSRVFQKHGFRLHSKAFSRHILTQVSVPAALNMDYSYNFPGDRSHYAYPGEVTKFKELSLFNLWRRQGLSVNVFQSAHLDYCKTEALVDCHTFASFDGSRFIQRQRIEGGPYRDVPPASASLADVKALIEGNRQSLAMAAVGFVASNLLETKDTALQEWHPRSYDQLAFPYWLGQFQNMILDKGRGNAFFAHFLFPHSPSVYNKDCKPTNRWVERSYLTEVRGLAGQELDEARVKEYGFYFAQTLCLAKQLDKFFNAVLSDKRFQDATIVVHGDHGSRISAGRNVETMSPRDYVDNYSALYAVRKPGVATGTDYRLHSVQWLNASLFRGNVSEVAPTVVGSMQGKSDDSALYAPITDPDHVAIMPMHDFDASH, from the coding sequence ATGAAGCGAATCGTCTTACTGCTATCACCTCTGGTAATCTTGCTTAGCCCGATCATTGACGCGTTTCAGGGAGTGTATATTGACCCCAGAAGCGATGCAGGGTACGCCGTCATCGCTTTTGTGGCCATAATTGGACTCGCCCTGGGCATGATTGCAACCTTTTGCTATAAAAGGGGAGCTGTTGGCAACGTCGTAACAGCAGGCACACTCGCCGTTACCCTTTTCCTTTTTGGCGATCTTTCATACGGTGTTTTCTGGAGACTAGCAGACCACATAGGAATGGGGGGCGCCGCCGCGTTGGCGTTCGCTGGACTGGTTGTACTTATTCTGGTCCTATTCAAGCTCATGGCCGCTGTGCCCCGTATGATGGCCGCATTTGCCGTAGCCCTACTGGGCTCTACAGTTCTTGATCGCGGCTTGATTACTGAGGCGAGCGCCGAAGAATCCGCGCCGGCCTTGATTTATATCGTGACTGATGAAATGATCGGCATTTCCGGGATTGACACAAGATTACCCCATGGAGCAGAAGCCAAAGCCGCATTGTCGCGGGTTTTCCAGAAACATGGGTTCCGGCTCCATTCCAAGGCTTTCAGTCGCCACATTCTGACTCAGGTTTCAGTACCAGCCGCCTTGAACATGGACTATTCTTATAATTTTCCCGGCGATAGATCGCATTATGCCTACCCGGGGGAGGTAACAAAGTTCAAGGAACTGTCGTTATTCAATCTGTGGCGTCGACAAGGGTTATCCGTCAATGTCTTCCAGTCTGCTCATCTTGATTACTGCAAAACTGAAGCGCTAGTCGACTGTCACACCTTCGCATCATTTGACGGAAGTAGATTTATTCAACGGCAGCGGATCGAGGGCGGCCCATACCGGGACGTTCCACCCGCTTCCGCTTCGCTGGCGGATGTTAAAGCGCTGATCGAGGGAAACAGGCAAAGCCTTGCAATGGCAGCCGTTGGCTTCGTGGCCTCCAACTTGCTGGAGACGAAGGACACGGCACTACAAGAATGGCACCCGCGGTCTTACGACCAACTAGCCTTCCCTTACTGGCTCGGACAGTTCCAGAACATGATTCTAGATAAAGGTCGTGGAAACGCCTTTTTTGCTCATTTTCTATTTCCGCATAGTCCCTCGGTCTACAACAAAGATTGCAAACCAACGAACCGTTGGGTTGAGAGGTCATATCTTACAGAAGTCCGCGGGTTGGCAGGTCAAGAGCTAGATGAAGCGCGGGTGAAAGAATATGGATTCTACTTCGCTCAAACGCTGTGTCTTGCCAAGCAACTAGATAAGTTCTTTAATGCGGTTCTTAGCGATAAGAGATTTCAGGACGCTACGATAGTCGTTCATGGCGACCACGGCTCACGTATTTCTGCGGGTAGAAATGTCGAGACTATGTCTCCGAGGGATTACGTCGACAATTATTCCGCTCTTTACGCTGTCAGAAAGCCCGGCGTGGCGACGGGTACGGACTATAGGCTACACTCGGTTCAGTGGTTAAACGCTTCTCTGTTCCGTGGCAATGTATCAGAGGTCGCCCCGACCGTAGTAGGATCTATGCAGGGTAAATCTGACGATTCAGCATTGTACGCACCCATTACCGACCCAGACCACGTTGCTATAATGCCGATGCATGACTTTGACGCGTCCCATTGA
- the noeA gene encoding nodulation protein NoeA — MARMAESKLVAAAPRPGRVAGSFRDPSGQVFHFQDRILRTMDSAAAIEFASAERVMRQLVDEGRLVDFSDAEPSLHQLFQGNIARVLQHPLLEQITYPYEWSFAGLKAAALFHLQLQLDLLDQGFCLSDATAYNVQFEGSRPTFIDHLSIKPYRDGQLWYGHKQFCEQFLVPLLLRSVFDITHHSWYRGNLEGVPSADFVKLLSTRHWFSHKLFMHIILPAKLQSSRTSQTKVDLGDSRARRLPKDAFRAMLAQLYSWISGLKVDVGKQSVWQGYAANNTYTATQRSDKGQYVAEFVAQHKPRTIIDLGCNTGDFSYVALENGAQKAIGFDFDPHALDAAFDRSVQTSKNFLPLYLDARNPSPSQGWGERERQGFSSRFSADAVLALAFEHHLAIAHNVPLAEVVAWVTQVAPKGIIEFVPKEDETVRRMLAGREDIFSDYNEEAFASALSQKARVVSKHLIPGSKRTLYTFERSE, encoded by the coding sequence ATGGCAAGAATGGCGGAAAGTAAGTTGGTGGCGGCCGCACCGAGACCCGGACGCGTCGCCGGTTCCTTTAGAGATCCGTCTGGTCAAGTCTTCCACTTCCAGGATCGCATTCTGCGGACAATGGATTCGGCTGCTGCAATCGAGTTTGCCAGTGCTGAGAGAGTAATGCGACAGCTCGTGGATGAAGGGCGACTCGTCGACTTCTCAGACGCGGAGCCGAGCCTTCATCAGCTTTTTCAAGGGAATATTGCTCGAGTTCTGCAGCATCCCCTCCTGGAGCAAATCACCTACCCATACGAGTGGTCGTTTGCTGGATTGAAGGCGGCGGCGCTTTTTCATCTTCAACTGCAGCTTGATCTACTTGATCAGGGTTTTTGCCTGTCGGATGCGACCGCTTATAACGTTCAGTTTGAAGGGTCACGACCAACTTTCATCGATCATCTGTCTATAAAGCCGTACCGCGATGGACAGCTTTGGTATGGACATAAGCAGTTTTGTGAGCAGTTCCTCGTTCCACTGTTACTACGATCCGTTTTCGACATCACGCATCACAGCTGGTATCGCGGCAACCTCGAAGGGGTGCCGAGTGCGGATTTCGTAAAGCTGCTGAGTACCCGACATTGGTTTTCCCACAAGTTGTTCATGCATATCATTTTGCCTGCAAAGCTGCAGTCATCTAGGACATCGCAGACCAAGGTAGATCTTGGAGACTCTCGTGCGAGACGGCTTCCTAAGGATGCCTTCCGCGCCATGCTCGCCCAACTTTACAGCTGGATCAGCGGACTGAAAGTTGATGTTGGAAAACAATCGGTTTGGCAAGGATACGCTGCGAACAACACGTACACAGCTACCCAGAGAAGCGACAAAGGGCAGTACGTCGCAGAGTTTGTCGCTCAACACAAGCCGCGAACTATAATCGACCTTGGCTGTAATACCGGTGACTTTAGCTACGTAGCTTTGGAGAATGGTGCACAGAAGGCGATCGGCTTTGATTTCGACCCGCACGCGCTCGACGCCGCGTTCGACCGGTCAGTTCAGACATCAAAGAACTTTCTTCCACTCTACCTTGATGCACGTAATCCATCGCCGAGCCAAGGGTGGGGCGAACGGGAGCGTCAAGGGTTCAGCTCAAGGTTTTCGGCAGATGCTGTTCTGGCGCTAGCCTTCGAACATCATTTGGCAATCGCTCACAACGTTCCCCTTGCCGAGGTTGTCGCATGGGTGACCCAAGTTGCACCAAAGGGCATTATCGAATTCGTTCCGAAGGAGGACGAGACTGTGCGACGCATGTTGGCGGGTCGAGAGGACATCTTCAGTGACTACAACGAAGAAGCTTTTGCAAGCGCGCTCAGCCAGAAAGCCCGGGTGGTGAGCAAGCACTTAATACCCGGCAGCAAACGAACGTTGTACACGTTCGAAAGGTCGGAGTAA
- the nodL gene encoding nodulation O-acetyltransferase NodL — MTRTQKEKMLAGEMYNAADPEIQADLLAAGAWLKRYNSTLGDSAEQWHLFLRERLGEVGPGAIIRPPFHCDYGFNISIGAHAYMNFNCVILDVAKVTIGDGTAIGPAVQIYTADHPDDPEQRQAGLQLGRPVLIGKHVWIGGGAIILPGVTIGDHAVVGAGSVVTRDVPAGAKVMGSPARARG; from the coding sequence ATGACACGCACTCAAAAAGAGAAGATGCTCGCAGGCGAGATGTACAACGCAGCGGATCCAGAAATCCAAGCCGACCTGCTGGCCGCTGGGGCTTGGCTGAAGCGCTACAATAGTACTTTGGGCGATTCCGCCGAGCAGTGGCATTTGTTCCTCCGCGAACGGCTAGGCGAGGTTGGGCCTGGAGCGATTATCCGTCCGCCCTTTCACTGCGATTACGGCTTCAACATCAGTATCGGAGCCCACGCCTATATGAACTTCAACTGCGTCATCCTCGACGTGGCAAAGGTGACGATCGGCGATGGGACCGCCATTGGGCCTGCTGTGCAGATCTATACCGCCGATCATCCGGATGACCCCGAGCAGCGGCAGGCGGGGCTGCAGCTCGGGCGACCTGTCCTCATTGGCAAGCACGTATGGATTGGCGGTGGCGCGATCATCCTCCCGGGCGTGACCATTGGCGATCATGCGGTCGTTGGCGCGGGAAGCGTAGTCACGCGCGACGTCCCTGCGGGCGCAAAAGTAATGGGAAGCCCAGCTCGGGCAAGGGGCTGA
- the ccoP gene encoding cytochrome-c oxidase, cbb3-type subunit III, which produces MADKHKHVDEVSGVETTGHEWDGIRELNNPLPRWWVYSFYATIIWAIGYAVAYPSWPMLTEATKGVLGYSSRAEVGVELAAAKAAQAGNLEQIALNSVEEIIANPQLQQFAVSAGASVFKVNCAQCHGSGAAGGQGFPNLNDDDWLWGGKPQEIYQTIAHGVRHATDGETRGSEMPPFGDMLTPEQMQQTAAYVMSLTQAPSQPHLVEQGKQVFADNCASCHGADAKGNREMGAPNLADAIWLYGEGEQAVIAQMKTPKHGVMPAWLPRLGDPVVKELAVFVHSLGGGE; this is translated from the coding sequence ATGGCCGACAAGCACAAGCACGTCGACGAGGTCAGCGGCGTAGAAACCACCGGGCACGAATGGGACGGCATCCGCGAGCTCAACAATCCTCTGCCGCGCTGGTGGGTCTACAGCTTCTATGCCACGATCATCTGGGCGATAGGATATGCCGTCGCTTATCCATCATGGCCAATGCTGACGGAAGCGACCAAGGGCGTCCTCGGCTATTCCAGCCGCGCCGAAGTAGGCGTCGAACTGGCCGCTGCCAAGGCTGCACAGGCCGGCAATCTGGAGCAGATCGCATTGAACTCGGTCGAAGAGATCATCGCGAATCCGCAACTGCAGCAATTTGCCGTTTCCGCCGGGGCTTCCGTCTTCAAGGTGAATTGCGCCCAGTGCCACGGCTCGGGGGCTGCGGGCGGGCAGGGCTTCCCGAATCTCAACGACGACGACTGGCTCTGGGGCGGCAAGCCGCAAGAGATCTACCAAACCATAGCTCATGGGGTTCGCCACGCCACCGACGGGGAAACTCGGGGTTCCGAGATGCCGCCGTTCGGCGACATGCTGACACCAGAGCAGATGCAGCAGACGGCCGCCTACGTGATGAGCCTCACCCAGGCACCGTCGCAACCGCACCTCGTCGAGCAGGGTAAGCAGGTGTTCGCCGACAATTGCGCTTCCTGCCATGGCGCAGACGCGAAAGGAAACCGCGAGATGGGAGCACCCAACCTCGCCGATGCGATCTGGCTGTACGGCGAGGGGGAGCAGGCGGTGATCGCGCAGATGAAGACGCCGAAGCACGGCGTCATGCCCGCATGGCTGCCGCGCCTCGGCGATCCGGTGGTGAAAGAGCTTGCGGTCTTCGTTCATTCGCTCGGCGGCGGCGAGTAG
- a CDS encoding CcoQ/FixQ family Cbb3-type cytochrome c oxidase assembly chaperone, with product METYTAMRHFADSWGLLAMTLSFLGVVFFIFRPGAKKAAAQASVIPLKED from the coding sequence ATGGAAACGTACACTGCCATGCGGCATTTCGCCGATAGCTGGGGATTGCTCGCCATGACGTTGTCCTTCCTCGGCGTCGTCTTTTTCATCTTCCGCCCCGGCGCCAAGAAGGCTGCCGCTCAGGCGTCTGTCATCCCGCTGAAGGAGGACTGA
- the ccoO gene encoding cytochrome-c oxidase, cbb3-type subunit II, with amino-acid sequence MSILDKHAILERNATLLLIGSLLVVSIGGIVEIAPLFYLENTIEKVEGMRPYSPLELAGRDIYIREGCYVCHSQMIRPFRDEVERYGHYSLAAESMYDHPFQWGSKRTGPDLARVGDRYSNEWHVQHMIEPRSVVPESVMPSYAFLKETPLEVKTVAMSLEANGAVGVPYTDEMIDNAAADLKAQADPNADGSGVEARYPKAKLGDFDGDPQRLTEMDALVAYLQMLGTLVDFSTYDDAAGYR; translated from the coding sequence ATGTCCATTCTCGACAAACACGCGATACTCGAGCGCAATGCCACGCTGCTCCTAATAGGCTCGCTCCTGGTCGTCTCCATCGGCGGAATCGTGGAAATCGCGCCGCTCTTCTATCTCGAAAACACCATCGAGAAGGTCGAAGGCATGCGGCCATACTCTCCGCTGGAGCTTGCCGGCCGCGACATCTACATCCGCGAGGGATGCTACGTCTGTCACAGCCAGATGATCCGTCCTTTCCGTGACGAGGTGGAGCGCTACGGCCACTATTCGCTGGCGGCGGAGTCGATGTACGACCATCCCTTTCAATGGGGTTCCAAGCGAACTGGACCGGATCTCGCCCGCGTCGGCGACCGCTATTCCAATGAATGGCACGTTCAGCACATGATCGAGCCCCGCTCGGTCGTGCCGGAATCTGTGATGCCGAGCTACGCCTTCCTCAAGGAGACGCCGCTCGAGGTGAAGACTGTTGCCATGAGCCTCGAGGCGAACGGGGCGGTCGGCGTTCCCTACACCGACGAGATGATCGACAACGCGGCAGCGGACCTAAAGGCCCAGGCCGATCCGAATGCCGACGGTTCGGGCGTGGAGGCACGCTATCCCAAGGCCAAGCTCGGCGACTTCGACGGCGATCCGCAAAGGCTGACGGAGATGGACGCGCTCGTCGCCTATCTCCAGATGCTGGGCACGCTCGTCGACTTCTCCACCTACGACGACGCCGCCGGCTACCGCTGA
- a CDS encoding transcriptional regulator has protein sequence MLDAKTIIVVAADQGLRRSVAFALEVEGYSTESYETVQKAEASSGEALCTILDDEMLKSETVAATQLFKNLGSRAILLVDGLSAPQPPADYTTLTKPFTGADLLGVINSLIEAAK, from the coding sequence TTGTTGGATGCGAAAACCATTATCGTCGTTGCAGCGGACCAAGGCCTCCGGCGGTCCGTCGCATTCGCGCTCGAAGTCGAAGGATATTCCACCGAATCCTACGAGACCGTGCAGAAGGCTGAAGCCTCTAGCGGGGAAGCGCTCTGCACGATTCTCGACGATGAGATGTTGAAGTCAGAGACCGTGGCCGCCACGCAATTGTTTAAGAATCTTGGATCGCGGGCGATATTGCTGGTCGATGGCCTGTCGGCCCCTCAGCCACCTGCGGACTACACGACCCTGACAAAGCCCTTCACCGGTGCCGACCTGCTCGGCGTGATCAACAGCCTGATCGAAGCGGCTAAGTAG
- a CDS encoding flavin reductase family protein has protein sequence MKADVFDPRALREAFGAFPTAVTVITASDPAGRPVGFTANSFTSVSLDPPLLLVCVAKTARDYPAMTAAEHFAINILSEAQKDVSIKFARPAEDRFAAVDWARGPNGCPIFEQVAAWFECSMHDVIEAGDHVMMVGRVTAFESSGLNGLGYARGGYFTPGANSSAAGGEIGAVAVLERHGALFPLGDQNLALPSYSAGSGDPAKTLASQLEQLGLSVHDWFSLFDL, from the coding sequence ATGAAGGCGGACGTTTTCGACCCGAGAGCTTTGCGCGAGGCGTTTGGAGCGTTTCCAACCGCAGTGACGGTCATAACAGCCAGCGATCCGGCGGGCAGGCCGGTTGGTTTCACTGCCAACTCCTTTACGTCTGTATCCTTGGATCCGCCGCTGCTGCTCGTTTGCGTTGCCAAGACTGCGCGCGACTACCCAGCAATGACCGCAGCCGAGCACTTCGCGATCAACATTCTGTCAGAGGCCCAGAAGGATGTGTCCATTAAATTTGCCCGCCCCGCCGAAGATCGCTTCGCTGCTGTCGACTGGGCGAGGGGCCCGAACGGCTGTCCGATATTCGAGCAGGTGGCCGCGTGGTTTGAATGTTCGATGCATGATGTCATCGAGGCGGGCGACCATGTCATGATGGTCGGTCGCGTGACGGCCTTCGAAAGCAGCGGCTTGAATGGTCTGGGCTATGCTCGCGGCGGCTACTTCACTCCGGGAGCCAATTCCTCTGCAGCGGGCGGAGAGATCGGCGCCGTCGCGGTGTTGGAGCGCCACGGCGCGCTTTTCCCATTGGGCGACCAAAATCTGGCTCTTCCGAGTTACAGCGCCGGAAGCGGTGACCCGGCAAAGACGCTGGCGTCCCAACTCGAACAATTGGGACTGAGCGTCCACGATTGGTTTTCTCTGTTTGATCTTTAA
- a CDS encoding tyrosine-type recombinase/integrase — protein MTEISPLRRRMIDDMTIRNLSPATQRSYLHAVTKFSRYFGCSPDRLGLEDVRAFQVHLVSSGLSWPALNQTVCALRFFFGVTLGHAEIPERIAYARTPAKLPTILNGDEIVRFLEAVPSLRTRTALTTAYAAGLRASEAVHLKVRDIDGERGIIRVEHGKGGKDRNVMLSGQLLAILRVYWRLARPEVWLFPGRDETKPIDVQVLYSACRSACTAAGIDKRVTVHTLRHSFATHLLESGTDIRIIQVLLGHNNLSTTARYTKVSNTLIRSTTSPLDRLTLEVVPPG, from the coding sequence ATGACAGAGATAAGCCCGCTGCGCCGGCGCATGATCGATGACATGACGATCCGCAATCTTTCGCCAGCGACGCAACGATCGTATTTGCATGCGGTGACGAAGTTCTCGCGCTATTTCGGGTGTTCGCCAGACCGTCTTGGACTGGAAGACGTGCGCGCGTTTCAGGTGCATCTGGTCTCCTCGGGCCTATCGTGGCCGGCCTTGAACCAGACAGTTTGTGCCCTACGGTTCTTCTTTGGCGTCACGCTCGGTCATGCCGAGATACCGGAACGCATTGCCTATGCCCGGACACCCGCCAAGCTGCCGACGATCCTAAACGGCGACGAGATCGTGCGGTTTCTGGAAGCAGTTCCGAGCCTGAGAACCCGCACCGCACTGACGACAGCTTATGCGGCGGGGCTGCGCGCCTCGGAAGCTGTCCATCTCAAGGTCCGCGACATTGATGGCGAACGCGGCATCATCCGTGTCGAGCATGGCAAGGGCGGAAAGGATCGCAACGTCATGCTGTCCGGGCAGTTGCTCGCGATCCTGCGGGTCTATTGGCGGCTGGCGAGACCCGAGGTCTGGCTGTTCCCGGGCCGGGACGAGACCAAGCCCATCGACGTCCAGGTTCTGTATTCTGCCTGCCGTTCGGCGTGCACTGCTGCCGGCATCGACAAAAGGGTGACGGTACATACGCTGCGTCACAGCTTTGCCACCCATCTTCTGGAAAGCGGAACCGACATCCGCATCATCCAGGTTTTGCTCGGCCACAACAATCTGTCCACCACGGCACGCTACACGAAGGTTTCCAATACCCTGATCCGCAGCACGACCAGCCCGCTCGACCGGCTGACGTTAGAGGTGGTGCCGCCAGGCTGA